GAAGCTGGAGGCTCCCAAAATCCACTTTGCCCTCTGGGTACCAGGGAGGGACTCAGGATGCACTGCTCAGCCCCGAGCTATTCCTCACCCAGCACAGAtaccctggctggctgcaggtGAAGGGTCTGACCTGCTTctacccctgtccccccccaaaaTACTCCCCCCAGGATTATGCCAGAGGAGCTGAGCAGTAGCCTTGGTGTCCCAGTGTGAGCCAAATGCCAGCCCCAACTGCACCCTGAGCTCTTCCCCTGGCTGACAGCACTGCAGGAGCCAAATGCCCCAGGGCTCAGGTAGGGTTGCGAGCCAttttacagctggggaaactgaggcacagcacgGCTGCACAAGCTTGCCTAGCACCGCCTGAGACGTGACTGTCTCTGAGGCTGGGCCAGGCATGGGAGATGGGGGAAGGCTCCCATTACCATGATGGTTTTACAGCGCATGAGAGAGCGTGAGACCCTGCCATACCCAAGTTTTGTCCCTTAAACCCCAGGCAAGCCGGCAGAGGGAGATGAGCAGAGGCAGACTGCTTCCCCTGGGGGCAGCCGGGGTGTGCCTTCAAAACAGGGGTCCGGTGCAGTTCACAGATAAAAGAGGTCATTCCCGTGgctctgcctgtgcaggcagCGTTCCACCCTGCCCTCTGAACCCATCCCTTGCTAGAGgccggggctggctgctcccGTCCCCGCTGCTCTCACCTGGCCAAGCCATGCTCCTCCATCACCTGCgtccagccccagggcagggcttcGGGAGTGAGACCCTGGACAATTTTCAGGTCCCACTCTTCCTCTGGTTTCACCTCATCTTCCTCATAAATATCATCATAAAATATCTTCCTCCAGGTATCCATATGCAGAGGGTCCACCTCTCCTAAGGGCTGGGCTTGCTCTCCGGGTGCGGGGCAGCgagtgcctggggctgcccagctgcctctgctgcctgccccgggcaggagccctgggctgggctggctgggtcGGTAGCATGCAGGGAGCCAAAGCCCGAGCACAAGAAATGAAACCTAAAGGAGTTTTGCCCACAGTGCCCAAAGGAttcttctccagctcctctgtGTCTTTTTCCGCCTGCCGTGAGCAGCAAGGGGCAATGGGTCCCTGGCCCTGCCCACGCGCTGCCCACCGGGCATCACCCaccagggatggagaggggggACAGTCTTGCTTAACACAAAAATGCAGGCAACTGTAACacacaaagaggaagaaacaaaaagaagcattTCAGCAACAAAGTTACCCTGAGGGCTCCCCGCCACAGGCGATTCGGGATGCATGGTGGGGTCAGGAGAGCAATCAGGCTctttacatgaaaaagaaatccaggagAGGCTCTGAACTTCTGGTCACGGGGAGATCATACCAGAGGAGTCCCGATCTCTGCTGCCTCACTTCTGATTTACCCCACCACTTGCTCACCCCAGGACCCCAGGGCAAACGAACCTTGGTAACCACGGTTGTATTTGGGCCTTATGACGTGCAGGTTATTTCAAAAACTTTTGCAAGCATTTATAGATCAATTTCACCTTGGTTTTCTGGCCCAAAGTCGTGCCCACAGAACATGCTGTCCCCATGGTAAGTCCTGCAGGagcccagcagctctcctgcaggGAAGGTAAGAGGCTGGGGGGTGTCAGGCTGCAGGGACAACCGTTTTCCTCCCAACTTTATGATGCCCACCAAGACCCCTGAGTCCTGCAGGGTGaagtagcagcagcaggagtcagcATCGTCTCCTTTGCCCAGACCCTGTAGCCCAATAAGTGCAATTTCCCCATGATTGACCTAACAGGGCAGAGACTTGGGACTTGCTGCTGCAGCCTTCTTGCACTTGCCAACCTTGGGCACCCTTTGCCCCCACCGCAGGGTGCCCAGCCAGCTGGGAGGGGGTTGTGTTTGCCAGGGTGTTTTTCACAGCCACagtcatagagtcatagaatggtttgagttggaagggaccttgaagatcatctagttccaacccccctgccgtgggcagggataccttccactagatcaggttgctcaaagcctcatccaacctcatccagccttgaacacttccagggatgaggcatccacaacttctctgggcaacctgttccaatgcctcataaccctcacagtaaagaatttcttccccatatttaatctaaatctaccctccttcagtttaaaaccattacccctcatcctatcactacactccctgataaagagtcccctTGCGAAACCTCAGCACCCAGATGTTTCTGGAGGACGAAGCAATCTCTGGGCCCCTGGTGACACAAGGGACATCCACCAGTGCATGGGGCCAGGGTAGATGCTGCTGTACACAGCTCATACGAGGCAGTGCCAGCCTCCATGGGCACCGGCCTCCCCTGACTTTGCTGCAAACCTCCAGCTCTAGGTGCCTTTCAGCTGCTTTGGGTGCCCAGTTCCACCAAGGCCAAAGTCAGGAGAGCATCAGGATGTATCTCCCTGGAAGCTGAGCCCAGCTGGCAGATAAAGGCAGcccccagcttccctctgagcTGCTCACACGTACATAGAAAAGgctttggagaaattaaaaagcacAAATGCATCCTTGGGCTGAGGAGAATGTGCTTGTTTTATTCTTGCAAGTACACTCATCCTTTGCATGGGGCAGCTGAGGGTCATCTTCATGCAGAATATGTCCCATAAGAAACCATCAGACCCACCAGGCTCGCCGAGGCTGTGGGACGAGGCGCCTGGCTGAGGGGCCCCGgtgtgtccccatgcccccacgAGCCGGGGAAGCCTCACCATGCCATGATTGAGGGCTGACCTTGGGCATCCAATTTTCCAGGTGCTCCATCAGCCCCTCCAGCCATCACCCCTGTTCCTCTTTGCGAGCCCCAGCTCCCACTACTTGGTGAAATAAAGCAGGACGAAGATGAGCGCTGCCAAAACACAGAGTAAAGAGCTGACGATGCAGCAGCAGCGTTTCCAGACGAAGTTGCTATTGAAGGGCGAGGGGTGGTGGGTTGGGGTCGCATAGGGCCTCACGCCCTGGCGTTTCAGGGTGCGATGGGTCCTGGCCTTGTCTGCATCCATCAAGGGTTCCCAGGCATCCAACGCCGGGACCAGCCTCGACTCGCTGCAAACGCCGAGCTGGCAGCCCTCACAGCGGGCGCTGTCGTGCGGCCCCACCCCCAGCGTGGTGTGGTCCACCACGACTTCCAGGAGGTCAGAGGGCTGGGTGGGCAGGTGATAGAAGTACTTCAGGATCTTTAGCACCAGGTTGTGCAGAAGCCTCTCCATGGTCTCCTGGCTGAATTCCGGCTCCTCCAGCCGGGGGTCGGAGCACCGCCTGCACTCTTGGCGGAAGACTCGCATCCGCACCGTGCCCTGGCCCTGGCGCCGGCACATGTGGAACAGGATGTGCACTTTGGCCGAGGACCACTCACGAAAGCACTGGGAGCACTGAAACCTGCCAGGGCATGGAGGAGACCAGCTCATCCTGGGCTCCCCGTGCTGAGCCGGTGCCTTCCCATGCAGTCAGTAGGGACCAGGGCAGCCAGGACTGATGGATTAACTTCCCTCATGCAAGCTTTACACCAAACTGTCCTCCCCCTAACAGCATGATGCCAGTCAGGGGAGTTCGACACAGATGTTAAAGATTTTAGGAGCCAGGCTGCCTGCTGGGACCACCCTTGTCCCCCTTTCCTAGCCCTTTCTGGCCCCACTGCCAGAATGGAGCAGGATCCTTGGAGCAGGAAGCATCAGGCCCCAAGTCTATTTGGAGGTCCAGCCCCTCACCCATGCCAGCTCATCACAGCTCAGCGGAAAGCCAACGTCAAGCTCAGGGCCAGGGAagtcaaaaaaaagaagaaaaatagaaggaaggtgTGGGtggaggctgcagggcaggtgaGGAGATGTCTTGAGGAGTTAAAAGGTGTGTAACCCACAGCTCTTCATCTGCACAATCTGCGTGGGGGCTGGCAGCCAAGGTCTCCATTTGCTGCCACCCAGGCAGGGTGTCTGGTCGATGCCCAGGGTCCTGCCCGGGGTGGAAACGGTTGGGATGGGGCCTCTCATCAACGCAGAGCCACAGCCTCTCTCTGCTCTAGGACCCCACAGCCTAGTGTAGATGCAGGGACTGCTGAGGCATCGCCCCATGTCCCGGCAGACAGTGGCTCTCCCTCTCCTCATCCCCTGGGTGCAAACCCAGAAGATCTGGCTCTAGCGTGGTATAACCACCCCTACTCGCTGGAAAAGCTCTTTGTATCTTGACACCAATACCAGCTGCCCTTTGCCCAGCAGCTGTATCTTGGCCAAATACCAGCTGCCCTTTGGCCCTGTGGAGCTGCCACACTACCCTCCAATTATCATGATTTTTTTCCGGTTTAGCAATAACCCAGCAAGCTTGGAACAAAACGGCAAAACCCCTCCCAGCCTCACCCACCTCCAAACTGTCCCTTTCATGTCAATAGCTGTTTCCTACAAGCAAACTTTGAGAAAAGGAAAGGTCTGCATGGCAGCCCATCGTCCCTGGTCCCGCTCCAACAGGGACCGAGCCAGCAGCCCCCTACCTCCCGAGAGCACGGCGCTGCACAAACTCCTTCCAGCCAGGCTTGAGGACGTGCACCTGCAGGCTATCGTCCTCCTGAAGCATCCACGGCTCTGTTAAGTGCATATCTGCAATTTTAGCTGCAAAAATGTCCTGCCAGGTCCCCATGGTCCCACTTGGAGCTGGGTAAGAGGCAGTGACCACGGTCAAGCTTGCGGCTTCTGGGTGCTGATATATGTGTGcaactttcttttcctcaaacTTTTGCTCTTTGCACGTCTTTGTGCTTGGAGAGGGGAACCTTTGCTCCCGCGTGAGCAGCACCGCCCCATCCCAATCCCTGTATCAACAGGCTTTGCTGACGCTGCACCAGGTCCTGGCCAGCTGAAATGTCCCCCAAAGCAAGGACAACCCAAAGCTGGGTTTCCCCAAGTCCGACACATGAACTCCTGACCCTGCTGAAGCTGTGCTCTCGTGATGCTGAGAGgttggagagaggcagagaggttGGAAAAGCAACCCCCTGCCAGGCTGCCCCTGCCCATCACTGTCATGGCAGCAGGGGCGAACCGGCAGAGGTTGTGCCCAGCATAGGAATAACTGAAGCAAAACCCACCGAAAACGCAGGACTCAGCAGCTGATAAAGCCGCAGGTAGCCTTATCTCTCTCGATAGCTGCCACCAAGTGCGGGTTGTTTTTAACAACTTTCAGCCAACTCGAGCAGAAAAAGGCCTGACATGAAACTGCAGGGTGGAAAGTTGGGGAGGATGGTACCGCACGTAAAACCGAAAGAGGTGAGGTGTGCTCTGAGCTGAGAGCACCCGGGGAAGGTATaaacagcagggctggggctgcctgcagccctctgCCCCCCAGCTCACCCCGCTCCAGGTGCGCAGGTCCCCCAGGACGGCCCATGGAGAGCAATGCAGGACAGGGAGCAGGTTAGATAAGATGCCGGTCTTGAGTTAGAGGAAGATCTGCAGCTTGATAAAGCAAGCTCAGCTTGTCATGGAAATAAAACCATCTCATGTAGCGTGAAGCTTTCAGAGATGACCATCCTGCACACAGAGAGGGCTAAAAATGCCCCAAAATGCTTGGCCTTGGAGGAAATGTGCTGGGTGACTGCTGAGGATGAAGCCACCATGAAAAGTTATGGCAGCTCCTCGTGTTGAGTGCCCGGAGCAGCACTCAGGCTCCCAGAAGCAGGGAGGGTTTAATGCAAAGACTGAAGGATATTGAAGCCTGCAGTAGGACAgacctctgtttaaaaaaaaggcagaaggatcTAGGAATCAGGCTTAAAATACTTCACATTGGTTTCAGATGAAGTATGTCCCCATGGCAGCTCTTCTGGCTTGACACCCCAAAAGCCTGGgtgcccaggcagggctggagccggCTGGGGCAGCGGGATTGCTGAGGACATAGGTGACGGCACCTGTGGCCTCACAAGAGAGGCGCAGTAGTTGCCAGCAGTAGGTGACAGCAGCTGTGAGGTCTTAAGAGACACCAGCACATCAGGCTGATCCTCCAGATCCCAAAAGGAAGGCAGGTGACATAGGTAAATCCCATTAACCATAGGTTGGCAGGGAGCCTCTCATCTTGCTGCTGGAAGGGAAAAGCCAGCGAGCCATTTGTACCAAGAGCCCTCCAGCACCTTCACGACGTGCGCTGCCCCTCCTGTGGTCCTGGGGCAGA
The sequence above is a segment of the Calonectris borealis chromosome 9, bCalBor7.hap1.2, whole genome shotgun sequence genome. Coding sequences within it:
- the LOC142085633 gene encoding receptor-transporting protein 3-like, yielding MGTWQDIFAAKIADMHLTEPWMLQEDDSLQVHVLKPGWKEFVQRRALGRFQCSQCFREWSSAKVHILFHMCRRQGQGTVRMRVFRQECRRCSDPRLEEPEFSQETMERLLHNLVLKILKYFYHLPTQPSDLLEVVVDHTTLGVGPHDSARCEGCQLGVCSESRLVPALDAWEPLMDADKARTHRTLKRQGVRPYATPTHHPSPFNSNFVWKRCCCIVSSLLCVLAALIFVLLYFTK